In Tolypothrix sp. NIES-4075, the following proteins share a genomic window:
- the gyrA gene encoding DNA topoisomerase (ATP-hydrolyzing) subunit A, producing MAKQLNLLSTGQVITTALHTEMQRSYLEYAMSVIVGRALPDVRDGLKPVHRRILYAMHELGLTPDRPYRKCARVVGDVLGKYHPHGDQSVYDALVRLVQDFSSRYPLLAGHGNFGSVDNDPPAAMRYTETRLAAISHEGMLTEIGEETVEFIGNFDNSQQEPTVLPAQLPFLLLNGCAGIAVGMATNIPPHNLGEVVDGLIALIDNPDLSDEKLFQLIPGPDFPTGGEIIGDVGIREAYSTGKGGIVLRGVAQIEEIAPVRGSKRRTAIIITELPFQVNKAAWIEKVAELVNQGRLQGISDLRDESDREGMRVVIELKRDTNPQDVLGHLYHQTALQTNFGAILLAIVDGQPRQLSLRHLLQEFLSFREQTLNRRYTHELEKAQNRLHLLDGLLKALSNLDDVIEILRQAADGASAKIDLCSLLDLTEVQADAILAMPLRRLTSLEQQNLQQEFEQLAEEIELLQRLLNDRKELLKALKKDLRSLKRKYSDARRTKLLALDTQTKGLLEDKETRRLGDKEENPKSKIQNPKSEEPAEEVVLEFSQRGYVRRTQPSAKKPKADNGLSDNDFIIQIAVTDTDKELMVLTSGGKVYPVNVGDIPPTTGRSPRGKPLITMLSSTAQSSQEAVINRFVLPENAESSQMILLTKQARIKRLSLGEFTNLTRRGITILKLKDDDELLFSQFTTPGEHLIVASSGGRLLRFPVNDEQLAIMGRTAVGLQALRLLKHQQMVGCVTFAKDSNLLLVTEEGYAKRIPVKDFKLANRADLGTQALKFKTKTDNLAGMVMAIARTEVALVTNRERVVRLSVETVPLLGRDATGESVLQLNRDEKIITVAQVYS from the coding sequence ATGGCAAAACAGTTAAATCTTCTCTCAACAGGACAGGTAATCACCACAGCCCTGCACACGGAGATGCAACGGTCTTACCTAGAATATGCCATGAGTGTGATTGTCGGGCGGGCGTTACCAGACGTGCGTGATGGCTTAAAACCAGTGCATCGGCGCATTTTGTATGCGATGCACGAACTCGGTTTAACCCCTGACAGACCCTATCGTAAGTGCGCTCGTGTAGTCGGAGACGTACTGGGTAAATATCATCCCCACGGCGACCAATCGGTTTATGACGCTTTGGTTAGGTTGGTGCAGGATTTTTCCAGTCGGTATCCCTTATTGGCAGGACATGGCAACTTTGGCAGTGTGGATAACGACCCACCCGCAGCGATGCGCTACACAGAAACGCGCCTTGCAGCCATCAGCCATGAGGGAATGCTGACAGAAATTGGTGAAGAAACGGTGGAATTTATCGGTAATTTCGATAATTCCCAACAAGAACCGACAGTGCTACCAGCACAGTTACCGTTCTTGTTGCTAAATGGCTGTGCGGGTATTGCGGTCGGGATGGCGACGAATATTCCACCGCACAACTTAGGGGAAGTTGTTGATGGGTTAATTGCCTTAATCGACAATCCCGATCTAAGTGATGAAAAATTATTTCAGCTAATTCCGGGTCCAGATTTTCCCACCGGCGGGGAAATCATTGGTGATGTTGGCATTCGCGAGGCATACAGCACAGGTAAGGGTGGTATTGTGCTGCGAGGAGTTGCCCAAATAGAAGAAATTGCACCTGTTAGGGGTAGCAAACGGCGAACAGCAATTATCATTACGGAATTGCCTTTTCAAGTGAATAAGGCAGCTTGGATTGAGAAAGTAGCGGAATTAGTGAATCAAGGTCGCTTGCAAGGAATTTCCGATCTGCGGGATGAAAGCGATCGCGAAGGTATGCGCGTAGTCATTGAACTCAAACGCGATACTAACCCCCAGGATGTTCTTGGGCATTTGTACCACCAAACCGCTCTGCAAACTAATTTTGGGGCAATTCTTTTAGCGATCGTTGATGGACAACCACGCCAGCTTAGTTTGCGTCATTTGTTGCAGGAATTTTTAAGTTTCCGCGAACAGACTCTTAATCGGCGTTACACCCACGAGTTAGAAAAAGCACAAAATCGCCTACATTTGCTCGACGGTTTGCTCAAAGCATTATCTAACTTAGATGATGTGATTGAGATTTTGCGGCAAGCGGCTGATGGTGCTAGCGCAAAAATCGATCTGTGTAGCCTGCTGGATTTGACTGAAGTCCAAGCAGATGCCATTTTAGCAATGCCGTTGCGACGTCTCACCAGTTTAGAACAGCAAAATTTACAGCAGGAGTTTGAGCAATTAGCTGAGGAAATTGAATTATTACAGCGGTTGCTCAACGACAGAAAAGAGTTACTTAAAGCGCTGAAAAAAGACTTGCGTAGTCTCAAGCGCAAGTACAGCGATGCTCGTCGTACCAAGCTTTTGGCTCTTGATACCCAGACCAAGGGGCTCCTTGAAGACAAGGAGACAAGGAGACTAGGAGACAAAGAGGAGAATCCAAAATCCAAAATCCAAAATCCAAAATCCGAAGAGCCAGCAGAAGAAGTTGTTTTAGAGTTTAGTCAGCGGGGCTATGTGCGCCGTACTCAGCCATCAGCTAAAAAGCCCAAAGCTGACAACGGTTTGTCGGATAATGACTTCATTATCCAAATAGCAGTGACTGATACAGACAAAGAATTAATGGTGTTAACTAGTGGTGGTAAAGTCTACCCTGTGAATGTAGGAGACATTCCCCCAACTACTGGGCGTTCTCCACGGGGAAAACCGCTGATAACCATGCTCAGTAGTACCGCTCAAAGTTCTCAAGAAGCTGTTATCAACCGTTTTGTACTGCCAGAAAACGCCGAAAGCTCGCAAATGATTCTTTTGACAAAGCAGGCACGAATTAAGCGCCTCTCCCTTGGGGAATTTACTAATCTGACTCGTCGCGGAATTACAATTTTAAAGCTAAAAGACGATGATGAATTGTTATTTAGCCAATTCACTACTCCTGGAGAACATCTAATTGTTGCCAGTTCCGGCGGACGATTGTTGCGGTTTCCGGTAAATGATGAACAATTAGCGATTATGGGTCGTACTGCTGTTGGGTTGCAAGCATTACGGCTGTTGAAACATCAGCAAATGGTCGGCTGTGTAACATTCGCCAAGGATAGTAATTTGTTGTTAGTTACTGAAGAAGGATATGCCAAACGAATACCAGTGAAAGATTTCAAACTAGCTAATCGCGCTGATTTGGGTACGCAAGCGCTGAAGTTTAAAACTAAAACTGACAATCTAGCTGGTATGGTAATGGCGATCGCACGAACTGAGGTAGCGCTAGTAACAAATCGAGAGCGGGTAGTGCGTCTAAGTGTAGAAACAGTGCCTTTGTTAGGCAGAGATGCTACCGGTGAAAGCGTTCTCCAGCTTAACCGGGATGAAAAAATCATCACCGTTGCCCAAGTATATTCTTAA